A stretch of Perognathus longimembris pacificus isolate PPM17 chromosome 1, ASM2315922v1, whole genome shotgun sequence DNA encodes these proteins:
- the Asl gene encoding argininosuccinate lyase, whose amino-acid sequence MASESGKLWGGRFVGAVDPIMEKFNSSISYDRHLWEVDVQGSKAYSRGLEKAGLLTKAEMDRILNGLDKVAEEWAQGTFRLNPNDEDIHTANERRLKELIGDTAGKLHTGRSRNDQVVTDLRLWMRQTCSKLSALLWVLIRTMVDRAEAERDILFPGYTHLQRAQPIRWSHWILSHAVALTRDSERLLEVQKRINVLPLGSGAIAGNPLGVDRELLRAELNFGAITLNSMDATSERDFVAEFLFWASLCMTHLSKMAEDLILYGTKEFGFVQLSDAYSTGSSLMPQKKNPDSLELIRSKAGRVFGRCAGLLMTLKGLPSTYNKDLQEDKEAVFEVSDTMSAVLQVATGVISTLQIHRENMAQALSPDMLATDLAYYLVRKGMPFRQAHEASGRAVFMAESKGVSLSQLSLQDLQTVSPLFSGDVSLVWDYGHSVEQYSALGGTARSSIDWQIGQVRALLQAQQS is encoded by the exons ATGGCATCGGAG AGTGGGAAGCTGTGGGGTGGCCGGTTTGTGGGTGCAGTGGACCCCATCATGGAGAAATTCAACTCGTCTATCTCCTATGACCGGCACCTGTGGGAGGTGGACGTGCAGGGCAGCAAGGCCTACAGCAGGGGTCTGGAGAAGGCAGGGCTCCTCACCAAGGCAGAGATGGACCGGATCCTGAATGGCCTGGATAAG GTGGCTGAAGAGTGGGCCCAGGGAACCTTCAGACTGAACCCCAATGATGAGGACATTCATACGGCCAATGAGCGGCGCCTAAAG GAGCTCATTGGAGACACCGCCGGGAAGTTGCACACTGGACGAAGTCGGAATGACCAG GTGGTCACAGACCTCAGGCTGTGGATGAGGCAGACCTGCTCGAagctctctgctctcctctgggTGCTCATCAGAACCATGGTGGACCGGGCAGAGGC GGAGCGTGACATCCTCTTTCCTGGGTACACACACCTGCAGAGGGCTCAGCCCATCCGTTGGAGCCATTGGATCCTGAG CCATGCTGTGGCACTGACCCGAGACTCTGAGCGGCTGCTGGAGGTGCAGAAGCGGATCAATGTCCTGCCCCTGGGAAG TGGTGCCATTGCTGGCAACCCTCTGGGTGTGGACCGGGAGTTGCTCCGAGCAG AACTTAACTTTGGGGCCATCACGCTCAACAGCATGGATGCCACCAGTGAGCGAGACTTTGTGG CCGAGTTCCTGTTCTGGGCTTCGCTATGCATGACGCACCTCAGCAAGATGGCCGAGGACCTCATCCTCTATGGTACCAAGGAATTTGGCTTTGTACAGCTCTCAGATGCCTACAG CACAGGAAGCAGCCTGATGCCCCAGAAGAAAAACCCAGACAGCCTAGAGCTGATCAGGAGCAAGGCAGGGCGAGTGTTTGGGCGG TGTGCTGGGCTCCTGATGACCCTCAAGGGACTACCTAGTACCTACAACAAGGACTTACAG GAGGACAAGGAAGCAGTGTTTGAAGTGTCAGACACCATGAGTGCAGTCTTGCAGGTGGCCACTGGCGTCATCTCTACACTGCAG ATCCATCGTGAGAACATGGCCCAGGCCCTTAGCCCTGACATGCTGGCTACTGACCTTGCCTACTACCTGGTGCGCAAAGGG ATGCCGTTCCGCCAGGCTCATGAGGCTTCAGGGAGAGCTGTGTTCATGGCAGAGAGCAAGGGAGTCTCCCTCAGCCAGCTATCACTGCAGGACCTGCAGACGGTCAG tcccctgtTCTCAGGAGACGTGAGCCTCGTGTGGGACTATGGGCACAGTGTGGAGCAGTACAGCGCTCTGGGTGGCACGGCCCGTTCCAGCATCGACTGGCAGATCGGCCAGGTGCGGGCACTGCTGCAGGCACAGCAATCCTAG